A window of the Phalacrocorax carbo chromosome 26, bPhaCar2.1, whole genome shotgun sequence genome harbors these coding sequences:
- the LOC104049601 gene encoding E3 ubiquitin-protein ligase TRIM7, producing the protein MEAPPAPPAVPPAPCSAARSLQDELTCPVCLEYFNDPVLVAECGHNFCRACVTQCWEDSARRLCCPQCREPVPQRLFRPNRSLGNIVHIVRQLGLPPGPAEPPPGPPAPAPPLPAAAPPGPPGPPRCPRHGEPLRLYCVQDRRAVCVVCHLSREHRTHTVLPAEEAAHAAEEVPQEHLSSLRKGREEAKAERERQSEDLLKQTEVERQKIVAECKELRGFLEEKEQLLLSRLEELDRDIVKRRDESVSRLSEEIAQLDKLLGEQGGENGPGNQSGQGVVPAGSSFESWMFCKPEAGFTELEKKLKSFSQKSAVLKEVLLEFKENLRFELENDTGDLSLDPDTANPYLVLSEDKRSVRLRSAPQELPANPKRFDYSFCVLAAEGFVAGRHYWEVEVGDGESWVLGAARESVRRKEKIDFAPEEGIWAVGLNWKGKNWDQYQAFTSPETPLSLCERPRKIGVYLDYEGGWVAFYNADNMAPIFTFTAAFTEKIFPFFWLFYVGSSLSLCN; encoded by the exons ATGGAGGCgccgcccgctccccccgccgTCCCGCCCGCTCCCTGCAGCGCGGCCCGCAGCCTGCAGGACGAGTTGACGTGCCCGGTGTGCTTGGAGTACTTCAACGACCCGGTGCTGGTGGCTGAGTGCGGGCATAACTTCTGCCGCGCCTGCGTGACCCAGTGCTGGGAGGACTCGGCGCGGCGGCTTTGCTGCCCTCAGTGCCGGGAGCCGGTGCCGCAACGGCTTTTCCGCCCTAACCGTTCTCTCGGTAACATCGTCCACATCGTTCGCCAGTTGGGGTTACCGCCGGGCCCCGCTGAACCGCCTCCGGGGcctcccgcccccgccccgcctctGCCCGCTGCTGCTCCGCCcggcccgccggggccgccgcgctgCCCCCGCCATGGCGAACCCTTACGGCTTTACTGCGTGCAGGATCGCCGCGCCGTCTGCGTCGTCTGCCACCTTTCCCGGGAGCACCGCACCCACACCGTGCTCCCCGCCGAGGAGGCGGCCCACGCCGCAGAG gaGGTGCCACAGGAACATTTGAGCTCCCTGAGGAAAGGACGTGAAGAAGCCAAGGCTGAAAGGGAGAGGCAGAGCGAAGACTTGCTG AAGCAGACAGAAGTGGAGAGGCAGAAGATTGTGGCCGAGTGCAAGGAGCTCCGAGGCttcctggaggagaaggagcagctcctgctgtccCGTCTGGAGGAGTTAGACAGAGACATCGTTAAGAGGAGAGATGAGAGCGTCTCCCGGCTCTCCGAGGAGATTGCCCAGCTCGATAAGCTGCTGGgtgagcagggaggagagaatgGCCCAGGAAACCAGTCTGGGCAG gGTGTTGTCCCAGCTGGAAGCAG CTTTGAGAGCTGGATGTTTTGCAAGCCGGAGGCCGGCTTCACGGAGCTGGAGAAGAAACTCAAGAGCTTTTCCCAGAAGAGCGCAGTGCTGAAAGAGGTCTTGCTGGAGTTCAAGG AGAACCTCCGGTTCGAGCTGGAGAATGACACAG GAGATCTCTCTCTGGACCCGGACACTGCCAACCCCTACCTGGTGCTGTCGGAGGATAAGAGGAGCGTGCGGCTCAGGAGCGCTCCCCAGGAGCTGCCGGCAAACCCCAAGAGATTCGATTATTCCTTCTGCGTGCTGGCGGCGGAGGGTTTCGTGGCTGGGAGGCATTACTGGGAGGTTGAGGTGGGGGATGGAGAGAGCTGGGTCCTGGGGGCGGCCCGCGAGTCCGTGcggagaaaggagaaaatcgACTTTGCTCCGGAGGAGGGGATCTGGGCGGTGGGGTTGAACTGGAAGGGGAAGAATTGGGATCAGTATCAGGCTTTCACCTCCCCGGAGACGCCCCTGTCCCTGTGCGAGAGGCCCAGGAAGATCGGGGTGTACCTGGACTACGAAGGCGGGTGGGTGGCGTTTTACAACGCCGATAACATGGCGCCCATCTTCACCTTCACGGCCGCTTTCACCGAAAAGATCTTTCCCTTCTTCTGGCTCTTCTATGTGGGCTCCTCGCTCTCCCTTTGCAATTGA